A single genomic interval of Heliangelus exortis chromosome 11, bHelExo1.hap1, whole genome shotgun sequence harbors:
- the SLTM gene encoding SAFB-like transcription modulator isoform X10, whose translation MAAAASSPAAAGAPAAPTAPAAVALPPTESKKITDLRVIDLKSELKRRNLDITGVKTVLISRLKQAIEEEGGDPDNIELTVSADTPTKKPTKGKGKKQEADELTGDASVEDDSFVKESELETQDASDQDGNDELKDFKEFVEDEHLNSKDLSSAEKKRYHDLEAAETTEDAEKDSESQENEGQDIEDYTFPAVHDGEDEENEKDKAGSGDGTQEVSKPLPSEESLAEADHTAHEEMEANTSVKEAEDDNISVTIQAEDAITLDFDGDDLLETGKNVKITDSEASKPKDGQDTISQSLEKEGKDYEMTENHKDGKKEDCLKGDPVKKEARESSKKESGDKEKDTLKKGPSSTGASGQAKSSTKESKESKTTSKDDKGSASSVSGSSGSSTRNLWVSGLSSNTKAADLKNLFGKYGKVLGAKVVTNARSPGAKCYGIVTMSSSTEVARCIAHLHRTELHGQQISVEKVKGDPSKKELKKESDEKSSSGRSTGDKKTTSSDKASKTPSTKKEEKKSEKSEKKESKEAKKTEGGKSPGQVVVLDQTKGDPGHTRTVRRGRFDKPQILRNKDRIIQDKVKFREYRGRKDILPFEKMKEQRLREHMVRLERIRRAVELRRRREIAERERRERERIRIMHEREECLQRERERLEIERQKLERERMERERLERERVRIEQERRKEAERIAREREELRRQQQQLRYEQEKRNSLKRPRDVDHRRDDPYWNESKKMALDTDARFGHGSDYSRQQNRFNDFDHRERGRYPEGSSVPSSSFDRRERFVNQGEVKKTRPTARREDPGFERYPKNFSESRRNEPPQPRSELRDTDRREVRGDRDDRRTVIIHDRPEIPHGRHPRETGSNPPRQTNWKSEGSISTDKRDGRGERPDRSGREVSGHVRGAPPGSRSSASGYGSREGERGVMGERGGGQHYNEDRHVVERHSRETGPRKEWHGPGSQGSGYHDTRRMGDGRGGGGMMSPHTSNSSPINRVVQITGNSMQRGSGSGFKPFKGGPPRRF comes from the exons ATGGCCGCCGCCGCCTCGTCTCCCGCCGCCGCGGGGGCTCCCGCGGCACCCACCGCTCCGGCGGCGGTAGCGCTGCCTCCCACGGAGAGCAAGAAGATCACTGACCTGCGGGTCATCGACCTCAAGTCAGAACTGAAGCGGCGCAACCTGGACATCACCGGGGTGAAGACCGTGCTCATCTCCCGGCTGAAGCAG GCTATTGAAGAGGAAGGAGGCGATCCAGATAATATTGAACTAACTGTTTCGGCTGACACACCCACCAAGAAACCAACTAAAGGCAAAG GTAAAAAGCAGGAAGCTGATGAATTAACTGGTGATGCATCAGTTGAAGATGATTCCTTTGTCAAG GAAAGTGAATTGGAGACTCAAGATGCAAGTGATCAAGATGGAAATGATGAATTAAAAGACTTCAAAGAATTTGTTGAAGATGAGCACTTGAATTCTAAAGACCTAtcatctgcagaaaagaaaaggtacCATGacctggaagcagcagagacaacagaagatgcagaaaagGACTCTGAAAGTCAG GAAAATGAAGGCCAAGACATAGAAGATTACACTTTTCCAGCTGTCCAT GATggtgaagatgaagaaaatgagaaag ATAAAGCAGGTTCTGGTGATGGTACACAAGAAGTATCTAAACCTCTTCCTTCAGAAGAAAGCCTAGCTGAGGCTGATCACACGGCTCATGAAGAGATGGAAGCTAACACCTCTGTGAAAGAAGCTGAGGATGATAACATATCGGTTACAATCCAGGCTGAAGATGCCATCACTCTGGATTTTGATGGTGATGACCTCCTAGAAACAggtaaaaatgtgaaaattacaGATTCTGAAGCAAGTAAGCCAAAGGATGGGCAGGATACCATTTCacagagcctggagaaggaaggCAAGGACTATGAGATGACTGAGAACCATAAAGATGGTAAGAAGGAAGACTGCCTGAAGGGTGATCCTGTCAAGAAGGAAGCCAGAGAAAGTTCAAAGAAAGAATCTGGAGACAAAGAAAAGGATACTTTGAAGAAAGGTCCCTCGTCTACTGGGGCCTCTGGTCAAGCaaagag CTCTACTAAGGAATCTAAAGAAAGCAAGACAACATCAAAGGATGATAAAG GAAGTGCAAGCAGTGTCAGTGGTAGCAGTGGAAGTTCAACTAGAAACCTGTGGGTTAGTGGACTGTCTTCCAACACAAAAGCTGCTGACTTGAAAAATCTCTTTGGCAAATATGGAAAG GTGCTTGGTGCCAAGGTGGTCACAAATGCACGAAGCCCAGGGGCAAAGTGTTATGGCATAGTAACAATGTCTTCTAGTACAGAAGTGGCCAGATGTATTGCACACCTCCACCGAACAGAGCTGCATGGACAACAAATTTCTGTTGAAAAA gtgAAAGGTGATCCCTCCAAAAAGGAGTTGAAGAAGGAAAGTGATGAGAAATCTTCTTCGGGTAGAAGCACAGGAGATAAGAAGACTACATCAAGTGATAAAGCCAGCAA AACTCCATCAaccaaaaaagaagaaaagaagtctgagaaatctgaaaaaaaagaaagtaaagaagccaagaaaacagaag GTGGTAAAAGCCCAGGTCAAGTTGTAGTTTTAGACCAAACAAAAGGAGACCCAGGCCACACTAGGACAGTTAGAAGGGGAAGGTTTGATAAA CCACAGATATTGAGGAACAAAGATCGTATTATTCAAGATAAAGTGAAATTCAGGGAATACAGGGGTAGAAAGGATATCTTGCCTTTTGAAAAGATGAAGGAACAGAGATTGCGAGAACACATGGTTCGGTTGGAAAGAATACGACGAGCTGTTGAACTCCGAAG GCGAAGAGAAATTGCTGAGAGGGAGCGACGGGAGAGGGAACGCATACGAATAATGCACGAGCGAGAAGAATGCTTGCAGAGAGAAAGGGAACGGTTAGAGATTGAGAGACAAAAACTAGAGAGGGAAAGGATGGAAAGGGAGCGTTTGGAAAGAGAGCGTGTTCGTATTGAACAG GAACGTCGAAAAGAAGCAGAGCGCATTGCTCGTGAAAGGGAGGAACTTCGAcggcaacagcagcagcttcgTTATGAACAGGAAAAGAGGAATTCTTTGAAACGTCCACGTGATGTAGATCACAG GAGAGATGACCCTTACTGGAATGAGAGTAAGAAGATGGCTCTTGATACAGATGCACGTTTTGGTCATGGTTCAGATTACAGTCGCCAGCAGAACAGGTTTAATGATTTTGATCACAGAGAACGGGGACGATACCCAGAAGGTTCTTCTGTTCCATCATCTTCTTTTGATAG GAGAGAACGTTTTGTAAATCAAGGTGAAGTGAAAAAGACTCGCCCGACAGCACGGAGAGAAGATCCAGGGTTTGAGAGATATCCAAAGAATTTCAGTGAGTCCAGAAGAAATGAACCACCCCAACCAAGAAGTGAACTTCGAGACACAGACAGACGAGAAGTGCGAGGGGACAGAGATGACAGAAGAACAGTGATAATTCATGATAGACCTGAAATACCACATGGGAGACATCCAAGAGAGACTGGTTCAAATCCACCTAGGCAAACAAATTGGAAGAGTGAGGGAAGCATAAGCACAGACAAACGGGATGGCAG AGGTGAGAGGCCGGATCGATCAGGAAGAGAAGTGTCTGGACACGTGAGAGGGGCACCTCCTGGCAGCCGTAGCAGTGCCTCTGGGtatggcagcagggaaggagaacGAGGAGTGATGGGAGAAAGAGGTGGAGGACAA
- the SLTM gene encoding SAFB-like transcription modulator isoform X5, producing the protein MAAAASSPAAAGAPAAPTAPAAVALPPTESKKITDLRVIDLKSELKRRNLDITGVKTVLISRLKQAIEEEGGDPDNIELTVSADTPTKKPTKGKGKKQEADELTGDASVEDDSFVKVIKESELETQDASDQDGNDELKDFKEFVEDEHLNSKDLSSAEKKRYHDLEAAETTEDAEKDSESQENEGQDIEDYTFPAVHDGEDEENEKDKAGSGDGTQEVSKPLPSEESLAEADHTAHEEMEANTSVKEAEDDNISVTIQAEDAITLDFDGDDLLETGKNVKITDSEASKPKDGQDTISQSLEKEGKDYEMTENHKDGKKEDCLKGDPVKKEARESSKKESGDKEKDTLKKGPSSTGASGQAKSSTKESKESKTTSKDDKGSASSVSGSSGSSTRNLWVSGLSSNTKAADLKNLFGKYGKVLGAKVVTNARSPGAKCYGIVTMSSSTEVARCIAHLHRTELHGQQISVEKVKGDPSKKELKKESDEKSSSGRSTGDKKTTSSDKASKTPSTKKEEKKSEKSEKKESKEAKKTEGKDEKSDNGASGPNQESTKKTEEKKRISGKSPGQVVVLDQTKGDPGHTRTVRRGRFDKPQILRNKDRIIQDKVKFREYRGRKDILPFEKMKEQRLREHMVRLERIRRAVELRRRREIAERERRERERIRIMHEREECLQRERERLEIERQKLERERMERERLERERVRIEQERRKEAERIAREREELRRQQQQLRYEQEKRNSLKRPRDVDHRRDDPYWNESKKMALDTDARFGHGSDYSRQQNRFNDFDHRERGRYPEGSSVPSSSFDRRERFVNQGEVKKTRPTARREDPGFERYPKNFSESRRNEPPQPRSELRDTDRREVRGDRDDRRTVIIHDRPEIPHGRHPRETGSNPPRQTNWKSEGSISTDKRDGRGERPDRSGREVSGHVRGAPPGSRSSASGYGSREGERGVMGERGGGQHYNEDRHVVERHSRETGPRKEWHGPGSQGSGYHDTRRMGDGRGGGGMMSPHTSNSSPINRVVQITGNSMQRGSGSGFKPFKGGPPRRF; encoded by the exons ATGGCCGCCGCCGCCTCGTCTCCCGCCGCCGCGGGGGCTCCCGCGGCACCCACCGCTCCGGCGGCGGTAGCGCTGCCTCCCACGGAGAGCAAGAAGATCACTGACCTGCGGGTCATCGACCTCAAGTCAGAACTGAAGCGGCGCAACCTGGACATCACCGGGGTGAAGACCGTGCTCATCTCCCGGCTGAAGCAG GCTATTGAAGAGGAAGGAGGCGATCCAGATAATATTGAACTAACTGTTTCGGCTGACACACCCACCAAGAAACCAACTAAAGGCAAAG GTAAAAAGCAGGAAGCTGATGAATTAACTGGTGATGCATCAGTTGAAGATGATTCCTTTGTCAAGGTAATAAAA GAAAGTGAATTGGAGACTCAAGATGCAAGTGATCAAGATGGAAATGATGAATTAAAAGACTTCAAAGAATTTGTTGAAGATGAGCACTTGAATTCTAAAGACCTAtcatctgcagaaaagaaaaggtacCATGacctggaagcagcagagacaacagaagatgcagaaaagGACTCTGAAAGTCAG GAAAATGAAGGCCAAGACATAGAAGATTACACTTTTCCAGCTGTCCAT GATggtgaagatgaagaaaatgagaaag ATAAAGCAGGTTCTGGTGATGGTACACAAGAAGTATCTAAACCTCTTCCTTCAGAAGAAAGCCTAGCTGAGGCTGATCACACGGCTCATGAAGAGATGGAAGCTAACACCTCTGTGAAAGAAGCTGAGGATGATAACATATCGGTTACAATCCAGGCTGAAGATGCCATCACTCTGGATTTTGATGGTGATGACCTCCTAGAAACAggtaaaaatgtgaaaattacaGATTCTGAAGCAAGTAAGCCAAAGGATGGGCAGGATACCATTTCacagagcctggagaaggaaggCAAGGACTATGAGATGACTGAGAACCATAAAGATGGTAAGAAGGAAGACTGCCTGAAGGGTGATCCTGTCAAGAAGGAAGCCAGAGAAAGTTCAAAGAAAGAATCTGGAGACAAAGAAAAGGATACTTTGAAGAAAGGTCCCTCGTCTACTGGGGCCTCTGGTCAAGCaaagag CTCTACTAAGGAATCTAAAGAAAGCAAGACAACATCAAAGGATGATAAAG GAAGTGCAAGCAGTGTCAGTGGTAGCAGTGGAAGTTCAACTAGAAACCTGTGGGTTAGTGGACTGTCTTCCAACACAAAAGCTGCTGACTTGAAAAATCTCTTTGGCAAATATGGAAAG GTGCTTGGTGCCAAGGTGGTCACAAATGCACGAAGCCCAGGGGCAAAGTGTTATGGCATAGTAACAATGTCTTCTAGTACAGAAGTGGCCAGATGTATTGCACACCTCCACCGAACAGAGCTGCATGGACAACAAATTTCTGTTGAAAAA gtgAAAGGTGATCCCTCCAAAAAGGAGTTGAAGAAGGAAAGTGATGAGAAATCTTCTTCGGGTAGAAGCACAGGAGATAAGAAGACTACATCAAGTGATAAAGCCAGCAA AACTCCATCAaccaaaaaagaagaaaagaagtctgagaaatctgaaaaaaaagaaagtaaagaagccaagaaaacagaaggtAAAGATGAGAAGAGTGATAATGGAGCAAGTGGCCCTAATCAAGAATCCActaaaaaaactgaagaaaagaaaagaataa GTGGTAAAAGCCCAGGTCAAGTTGTAGTTTTAGACCAAACAAAAGGAGACCCAGGCCACACTAGGACAGTTAGAAGGGGAAGGTTTGATAAA CCACAGATATTGAGGAACAAAGATCGTATTATTCAAGATAAAGTGAAATTCAGGGAATACAGGGGTAGAAAGGATATCTTGCCTTTTGAAAAGATGAAGGAACAGAGATTGCGAGAACACATGGTTCGGTTGGAAAGAATACGACGAGCTGTTGAACTCCGAAG GCGAAGAGAAATTGCTGAGAGGGAGCGACGGGAGAGGGAACGCATACGAATAATGCACGAGCGAGAAGAATGCTTGCAGAGAGAAAGGGAACGGTTAGAGATTGAGAGACAAAAACTAGAGAGGGAAAGGATGGAAAGGGAGCGTTTGGAAAGAGAGCGTGTTCGTATTGAACAG GAACGTCGAAAAGAAGCAGAGCGCATTGCTCGTGAAAGGGAGGAACTTCGAcggcaacagcagcagcttcgTTATGAACAGGAAAAGAGGAATTCTTTGAAACGTCCACGTGATGTAGATCACAG GAGAGATGACCCTTACTGGAATGAGAGTAAGAAGATGGCTCTTGATACAGATGCACGTTTTGGTCATGGTTCAGATTACAGTCGCCAGCAGAACAGGTTTAATGATTTTGATCACAGAGAACGGGGACGATACCCAGAAGGTTCTTCTGTTCCATCATCTTCTTTTGATAG GAGAGAACGTTTTGTAAATCAAGGTGAAGTGAAAAAGACTCGCCCGACAGCACGGAGAGAAGATCCAGGGTTTGAGAGATATCCAAAGAATTTCAGTGAGTCCAGAAGAAATGAACCACCCCAACCAAGAAGTGAACTTCGAGACACAGACAGACGAGAAGTGCGAGGGGACAGAGATGACAGAAGAACAGTGATAATTCATGATAGACCTGAAATACCACATGGGAGACATCCAAGAGAGACTGGTTCAAATCCACCTAGGCAAACAAATTGGAAGAGTGAGGGAAGCATAAGCACAGACAAACGGGATGGCAG AGGTGAGAGGCCGGATCGATCAGGAAGAGAAGTGTCTGGACACGTGAGAGGGGCACCTCCTGGCAGCCGTAGCAGTGCCTCTGGGtatggcagcagggaaggagaacGAGGAGTGATGGGAGAAAGAGGTGGAGGACAA